Proteins from a genomic interval of Watersipora subatra chromosome 10, tzWatSuba1.1, whole genome shotgun sequence:
- the LOC137405694 gene encoding E3 ubiquitin ligase Rnf121-like isoform X1, giving the protein MADLDHPSIISEGKVLVTPDLSKMSPAERQRYEHQLLHEKHKGHEAMHAEMMMILMISLIVAQAVLLIWRTKHNRSYQSATLCAMWLVPLVICVRMWWMKFVIIWCLYSLITGNVCYKALQKPITMTTPRWVYKWFLLVYKFCYGLGIAGYFCILFTFLGFNVLLGIKPDSAMNFGLQILFYGLYFGVVSRDFSETCTEMMASSIGYYTPSGLPGRQLDENVCAVCGCEINYNNETAVIEKRYSLTCGHTFHEFCIRGWYIVGKKQTCPYCKEKVDLKRLFASSPWEQTHIYYNSYLDFVRFLVAWLPIIFTIVQGFNWMLGLE; this is encoded by the exons GTTTTGGTGACTCCTGATTTGTCTAAAATGAGTCCAGCAGAAAGGCAACG GTATGAACATCAACTCCTGCATGAGAAACATAAAGGACATGAGGCCATGCACGCTGAGATGATGATGATCCTTATGATTAGTCTTATCGTAGCCCAGGCTGTTCTCCTCATATGGAGAACCAAACATAACCGCTCCTACCAG TCAGCAACGCTATGCGCGATGTGGCTGGTGCCATTGGTCATATGCGTCCGAATGTGGTGGATGAAGTTTGTCATCATCTGGTGTCTCTACTCTCTTATTACCGGCAACGTATGCTACAAAGCTTTACAAAAACCCATCACCATGACAACGCCTCG GTGGGTCTACAAGTGGTTCCTTCTAGTATACAAGTTCTGCTACGGTCTCGGAATTGCCGGATACTTCTGCATTCTGTTCACTTTCTTAGGCTTCAATGTACTCTTAG GCATCAAACCAGACTCAGCAATGAACTTTGGTCTCCAGATTCTATTTTATGGCCTCTACTTTGGAGTTGTGAGCAGAGATTTTTCTGAAACCTGCACGGAGATGATGGCTTCAAGCATTGGG TACTACACGCCATCAGGACTGCCTGGCAGACAGCTAGATGAAAATGTTTGCGCTGTGTGTGGTTGTGAAATAAACTACAACAATGAGACCGCTGTCATAGAAAAGAGGTATTCTCTCACCTGTGGCCATACATTTCATGAGTTCTGCATACGAGGCTGGTATATCGTGGGCAAAAAACAGACTTGCCCATATTGTAAAGAAAAG GTTGACCTCAAGAGACTGTTTGCCAGCAGCCCGTGGGAGCAAACtcatatttattataacagctACCTTGACTTTGTCCGCTTCCTAGTAGCCTGGCTACCAATAATATTCACTATTGTGCAAGGCTTTAATTGGATGCTCGGACTAGAATAG
- the LOC137405694 gene encoding E3 ubiquitin ligase Rnf121-like isoform X2, with protein sequence MHAEMMMILMISLIVAQAVLLIWRTKHNRSYQSATLCAMWLVPLVICVRMWWMKFVIIWCLYSLITGNVCYKALQKPITMTTPRWVYKWFLLVYKFCYGLGIAGYFCILFTFLGFNVLLGIKPDSAMNFGLQILFYGLYFGVVSRDFSETCTEMMASSIGYYTPSGLPGRQLDENVCAVCGCEINYNNETAVIEKRYSLTCGHTFHEFCIRGWYIVGKKQTCPYCKEKVDLKRLFASSPWEQTHIYYNSYLDFVRFLVAWLPIIFTIVQGFNWMLGLE encoded by the exons ATGCACGCTGAGATGATGATGATCCTTATGATTAGTCTTATCGTAGCCCAGGCTGTTCTCCTCATATGGAGAACCAAACATAACCGCTCCTACCAG TCAGCAACGCTATGCGCGATGTGGCTGGTGCCATTGGTCATATGCGTCCGAATGTGGTGGATGAAGTTTGTCATCATCTGGTGTCTCTACTCTCTTATTACCGGCAACGTATGCTACAAAGCTTTACAAAAACCCATCACCATGACAACGCCTCG GTGGGTCTACAAGTGGTTCCTTCTAGTATACAAGTTCTGCTACGGTCTCGGAATTGCCGGATACTTCTGCATTCTGTTCACTTTCTTAGGCTTCAATGTACTCTTAG GCATCAAACCAGACTCAGCAATGAACTTTGGTCTCCAGATTCTATTTTATGGCCTCTACTTTGGAGTTGTGAGCAGAGATTTTTCTGAAACCTGCACGGAGATGATGGCTTCAAGCATTGGG TACTACACGCCATCAGGACTGCCTGGCAGACAGCTAGATGAAAATGTTTGCGCTGTGTGTGGTTGTGAAATAAACTACAACAATGAGACCGCTGTCATAGAAAAGAGGTATTCTCTCACCTGTGGCCATACATTTCATGAGTTCTGCATACGAGGCTGGTATATCGTGGGCAAAAAACAGACTTGCCCATATTGTAAAGAAAAG GTTGACCTCAAGAGACTGTTTGCCAGCAGCCCGTGGGAGCAAACtcatatttattataacagctACCTTGACTTTGTCCGCTTCCTAGTAGCCTGGCTACCAATAATATTCACTATTGTGCAAGGCTTTAATTGGATGCTCGGACTAGAATAG